In Legionella cardiaca, a genomic segment contains:
- a CDS encoding FAD-binding protein, whose protein sequence is MPFTGTSKADFLNDLHSKKISYQVKTWTNYMENVKKSKAVVVQVDSEKQVQEVMQAVKKQNAQYPESKITVRATAGWADKESEWCCFPWAKEQEERYNESFSFSEGSAADVIIRFSPKYQKVKKLGEIKHKSPVDSQNPLDHLRTYEVWVTAGVQIAALAQKLRESGLSLRTASMLSWASAVGLAATGGHGTGRDESAFSGQITALRICDQDGNICEINPDHEDFATLCSAHSGALGIVLGMKLKTVEAFNLKETIHNFSTVEKMKSHLDELLSNNQYFSLIGIPSYGYPHDDLSLLDKWQIRLWNYTQEARTKIQDPPYTADARSWAQELSVRVGDSVQDFLLDSKLIKLLPQYLLLAAAAITGTRGTKALVDHENSITHYQVAFPKAMRDVSYLLPVKDKEAGALLAKVLQKIDELVKEGAKHGECPITYAVYARYIKGTTGGLSTSATSSDDEHIIALDIVTHPNAPGIANFEKKLLSYLSEIGVKPRFHLGKNFPNGIHSYADFLQPEAIAEYKKALTKWYGSEEQLQASPFITPYFEQMLGGSPMNLLHLEKEKQLAKEETPQHEHSIEDCSQFLEHLIPALEVLPSMGAQNKQLKESFINQCRETLETMKEKQTQESSLTEAII, encoded by the coding sequence ATGCCATTTACCGGAACTTCGAAAGCAGATTTTTTAAATGACCTCCACTCTAAAAAAATTTCATATCAAGTAAAAACCTGGACTAACTACATGGAAAATGTAAAAAAAAGCAAAGCAGTAGTAGTCCAGGTAGACAGTGAAAAACAAGTTCAAGAAGTAATGCAAGCTGTTAAAAAACAAAACGCACAATACCCTGAAAGTAAAATTACTGTGCGAGCAACGGCAGGATGGGCTGATAAAGAAAGCGAGTGGTGTTGCTTTCCTTGGGCAAAAGAGCAGGAAGAGCGTTATAACGAATCGTTTTCTTTCTCAGAAGGTTCTGCAGCGGATGTCATTATTCGCTTTAGCCCTAAATATCAAAAAGTTAAAAAATTAGGCGAAATTAAACACAAATCTCCTGTAGACTCTCAAAATCCTTTGGATCATTTAAGAACCTATGAAGTTTGGGTTACTGCCGGTGTGCAAATAGCTGCACTTGCGCAAAAACTTCGAGAATCAGGATTGTCTTTGAGGACGGCAAGCATGCTTTCCTGGGCGAGTGCTGTAGGCTTAGCTGCTACGGGGGGACATGGCACTGGTCGTGACGAATCTGCATTTAGTGGGCAAATCACTGCTTTGCGAATATGTGACCAAGATGGAAATATTTGCGAAATTAACCCTGACCATGAAGATTTCGCTACCTTATGTTCAGCACATTCAGGAGCACTCGGGATTGTTCTTGGTATGAAACTTAAAACAGTTGAGGCATTTAACCTGAAGGAAACAATTCATAACTTTTCCACCGTGGAAAAAATGAAGTCTCATTTAGACGAATTATTAAGCAACAATCAATATTTTAGTTTAATTGGCATACCAAGTTATGGTTATCCGCATGATGATCTTAGTTTACTGGATAAATGGCAAATTCGTTTGTGGAATTATACGCAGGAAGCTCGTACAAAGATTCAAGATCCGCCCTATACTGCCGATGCTCGCTCTTGGGCACAAGAATTGAGCGTACGAGTTGGTGATTCGGTACAAGACTTCTTGCTAGATAGCAAGCTCATAAAACTTTTGCCACAGTATTTACTATTAGCTGCAGCGGCAATCACAGGGACTCGAGGCACAAAAGCTCTCGTTGATCATGAAAACAGCATTACACATTATCAGGTGGCTTTCCCTAAAGCGATGCGAGATGTGAGCTATCTTTTACCTGTAAAAGATAAGGAAGCTGGTGCTCTACTCGCTAAAGTTTTACAAAAAATCGATGAGTTAGTAAAAGAAGGCGCCAAGCATGGTGAGTGTCCTATTACTTATGCTGTTTATGCTCGTTATATTAAAGGCACAACGGGCGGACTTTCAACGAGTGCAACCAGTTCTGATGATGAACATATTATAGCGCTTGATATTGTTACCCATCCTAATGCGCCAGGTATTGCCAATTTTGAAAAAAAATTGTTGAGCTATTTATCAGAAATTGGAGTCAAACCACGATTCCATTTGGGTAAAAATTTCCCTAACGGTATTCATAGTTATGCTGATTTCTTACAACCTGAAGCAATAGCAGAATATAAAAAGGCCTTGACAAAATGGTATGGTAGTGAGGAACAGTTACAGGCTAGCCCATTCATTACGCCCTATTTTGAGCAAATGTTAGGAGGTTCTCCAATGAATCTTTTGCATCTTGAAAAGGAAAAACAACTTGCCAAAGAGGAAACTCCACAACATGAACATTCCATTGAGGATTGTAGCCAATTCTTAGAGCACTTAATTCCTGCGCTTGAAGTACTGCCGTCTATGGGAGCTCAAAATAAGCAACTTAAAGAGAGCTTTATAAATCAGTGTCGTGAAACACTAGAGACAATGAAGGAAAAACAAACCCAGGAAAGCTCACTGACAGAAGCAATTATCTAA
- the relA gene encoding GTP diphosphokinase — MVKVKEDTPWSIDGNIDVEQWLQQLGSKGYFQDLDLIRNACTLSQLAGQDHATETGVSCLQLGLSMADVLADLGVDQETLTAAIIFENVHYAELSLDDVEEQLGPHIAKLVKGIEKMSAMHNLQALNKYPQNKHQIDNVRKMLLAMVDDVRVVLIKLAERLCILRTSGQLPEAMRQQIATEAMEIYAPLANRLGIGAIKWEMEDLSFRYLHPEDYKAIAKGLKAKRLDRDRYVDFIVEELNRQIRATGAHHFAVYGRSKHIHSIYRKMKRKNVSLEEIYDATAVRVLVETKEQCYEVLSMVHSLWKQVPVEFDDYIANPKPNGYQSLHTAVEGPEGRVFEVQIRTFQMHDLAEMGVAAHWKYKEGGVSQKESHERKIEWLRDVLSWHQEMAKSKGVSEAIETEFLEDRVYVFTPDGDVLDLPQGVTPLDFAYHVHSQIGHRCRGAKVNGTIVPLTYELKTGDKVEVLTGKDERPSRDWINPHLNYLKTSRAKAKVLHWFKMQDYDKNRDEGHEILDKELKTLGIKTDRLNDILASFNFKRTDDLLAALGRGDIKLGQILNKLSPTEAVPLSVQQIVKPLTKPEVSGSDLRIEGVGNLLTHMARCCQPVPGDDVIGYITLGRGVSVHKQDCPNIIHASHKQKQRFLQVNWGSSTRDHYVVDVLIKAFDRGGLLRDVTSLLANEKAHVYALQTQSHKQDNTAHIKLTVEIDGLNSLSRLLSKLEQIPNVLEARRQV; from the coding sequence ATGGTTAAAGTTAAAGAGGATACCCCTTGGTCAATCGATGGCAATATTGATGTTGAACAATGGTTACAGCAATTAGGTAGTAAAGGGTATTTTCAAGACTTGGATTTAATTCGCAACGCTTGCACTTTAAGCCAATTAGCAGGGCAAGATCATGCGACAGAAACAGGCGTTTCCTGTCTACAATTAGGTCTGTCAATGGCAGACGTCCTGGCCGATCTGGGTGTTGATCAGGAAACATTAACTGCGGCCATTATTTTTGAAAATGTCCATTATGCCGAATTATCGCTAGACGATGTTGAAGAACAATTAGGTCCTCACATTGCAAAGCTCGTGAAGGGCATTGAAAAAATGAGTGCGATGCACAATTTGCAGGCACTCAATAAATATCCGCAAAATAAGCATCAAATCGATAATGTTAGAAAGATGTTGCTGGCAATGGTCGATGATGTGCGTGTGGTTTTAATTAAATTAGCAGAACGCCTTTGCATCTTACGTACCTCAGGACAACTTCCTGAAGCAATGCGTCAACAAATAGCGACAGAAGCAATGGAAATTTATGCACCATTAGCAAACCGTTTAGGTATTGGTGCTATCAAATGGGAAATGGAGGATCTTTCTTTTCGCTACCTACATCCCGAGGATTACAAAGCAATAGCCAAAGGTTTAAAGGCAAAACGTCTCGATCGTGATCGTTACGTTGATTTTATTGTTGAAGAGCTCAATCGACAAATCCGTGCTACCGGTGCTCATCATTTTGCGGTTTATGGGCGTTCGAAACATATTCACAGTATCTATCGAAAAATGAAGCGTAAAAATGTGTCATTAGAGGAAATCTATGATGCAACGGCAGTAAGGGTTTTAGTGGAAACCAAAGAACAATGTTATGAAGTTTTAAGCATGGTTCATTCCTTGTGGAAACAAGTTCCCGTTGAATTTGATGACTATATTGCCAACCCCAAACCCAATGGTTATCAATCGTTACATACAGCTGTTGAAGGGCCTGAGGGACGTGTTTTTGAAGTGCAAATTCGAACCTTTCAAATGCATGATTTGGCAGAAATGGGGGTTGCTGCTCACTGGAAATATAAAGAAGGCGGTGTAAGTCAAAAAGAAAGCCATGAGCGTAAAATTGAATGGTTACGCGATGTATTGTCGTGGCATCAGGAAATGGCCAAATCCAAGGGAGTGTCTGAGGCTATTGAAACGGAATTTCTCGAAGACCGTGTTTATGTCTTTACCCCAGATGGGGACGTACTGGATTTACCTCAGGGCGTTACTCCACTTGATTTCGCTTATCATGTTCACAGTCAAATTGGTCATAGATGTCGTGGTGCTAAAGTAAACGGTACGATCGTTCCTTTAACCTATGAATTAAAAACTGGCGACAAAGTAGAAGTTTTAACCGGAAAAGACGAGCGCCCATCAAGAGATTGGATTAATCCTCATTTAAATTACTTAAAAACATCGCGAGCTAAAGCGAAGGTTTTGCATTGGTTTAAAATGCAGGATTACGACAAGAATAGGGACGAAGGTCACGAAATTCTAGATAAAGAATTAAAAACACTAGGGATCAAAACTGACCGGCTGAATGACATATTAGCTTCTTTTAATTTTAAACGTACCGATGATTTATTGGCTGCTCTTGGACGGGGAGATATCAAATTAGGACAAATTCTTAATAAATTATCGCCCACAGAAGCCGTTCCCCTTAGCGTTCAACAGATTGTCAAACCTCTGACTAAACCGGAAGTTTCCGGTAGTGACTTGCGTATCGAAGGGGTTGGTAATTTACTTACGCATATGGCTCGTTGTTGTCAACCCGTGCCTGGAGATGATGTCATTGGCTACATTACATTAGGACGAGGCGTATCCGTTCATAAGCAAGATTGTCCCAATATTATTCATGCAAGTCATAAACAAAAACAACGATTTCTCCAGGTTAATTGGGGAAGTTCTACACGAGATCACTATGTAGTCGATGTATTAATTAAAGCATTTGATCGAGGTGGTTTATTAAGAGATGTAACCTCATTGCTTGCAAATGAAAAAGCCCATGTTTATGCGCTACAAACCCAAAGCCATAAGCAAGATAACACTGCCCACATTAAGTTGACGGTCGAAATTGATGGACTAAATAGCCTCTCTCGCTTGCTGAGTAAACTAGAGCAAATACCCAATGTTTTAGAAGCTAGACGACAAGTTTAA
- the rlmD gene encoding 23S rRNA (uracil(1939)-C(5))-methyltransferase RlmD translates to MSRRRQKLPAEAQITEVEKFSHDGRGIARINGKTTFIQGALPNEKVSFQYTRIKSDFDEGKVISILAASPSRVEPACPHYILCGGCSLQHLDEQTQIHEKQALLLDLLQRVGHCTPERTLAPLVSDSWHYRNKARLSVRYVAKKQASLVGFREKNNPRFITEITTCPVMNEKVDKEIINLRLLIDSFSDPNMIAQIEVAAGDNEIALIFRNLSPLTETDEEKLREFGQRTGFRLFLQPGGNDTVALFYPQDNSPFLTYTLPKENIEFCFHPTDFTQVNSKLNQLMVSLALELMDLIPEDVVLDLFCGLGNFSLPIAKRCAQVVGIEGSDTMVARAQMNAQANHLTNTEFFCADLEKLDAVARLNHYRFTKILLDPPRSGALEIVKQIDALKPQRIVYVSCNPATLARDADILVNQKGYRLKAAGVMDMFPHTAHVESIALFEKG, encoded by the coding sequence ATGAGTAGAAGACGACAAAAATTACCCGCAGAAGCACAAATTACAGAAGTAGAAAAATTTAGCCACGATGGTCGTGGTATTGCTCGCATTAACGGAAAAACGACCTTTATCCAAGGCGCATTACCCAATGAAAAAGTTTCTTTTCAGTATACTCGTATCAAAAGCGATTTTGATGAGGGTAAGGTTATCTCAATTCTTGCAGCATCGCCTTCCCGTGTAGAGCCAGCTTGCCCACATTATATCCTTTGCGGTGGTTGTTCATTGCAACACTTAGACGAACAAACCCAAATTCATGAAAAACAAGCTTTATTACTGGATTTACTACAACGAGTTGGACATTGCACGCCAGAGAGAACATTAGCGCCTCTTGTTAGCGACAGTTGGCACTATCGTAATAAAGCTCGCCTGAGTGTTCGTTATGTTGCAAAAAAGCAAGCTAGTCTTGTAGGGTTTAGAGAAAAAAATAATCCCCGATTTATTACTGAGATCACGACATGCCCGGTAATGAATGAAAAAGTTGACAAAGAAATTATTAATTTGCGTCTACTAATCGATTCATTTTCAGATCCCAATATGATTGCTCAAATTGAAGTCGCGGCAGGAGATAATGAGATTGCTTTAATTTTTCGCAATCTTAGTCCCCTAACAGAGACTGATGAAGAGAAGCTTCGTGAATTTGGGCAAAGAACAGGTTTTCGATTATTTCTGCAACCTGGAGGAAATGACACAGTAGCTCTTTTTTACCCACAGGATAACTCGCCATTTTTAACCTATACTTTACCCAAGGAAAATATTGAGTTTTGTTTCCATCCTACTGATTTTACACAAGTTAATTCTAAGTTAAATCAATTAATGGTCTCTTTGGCACTTGAATTAATGGATTTAATACCTGAGGACGTTGTTTTGGATTTATTCTGTGGTTTAGGTAATTTTTCCCTTCCTATTGCCAAGCGATGCGCACAAGTAGTAGGTATTGAAGGGAGTGATACGATGGTTGCCAGAGCACAAATGAATGCTCAAGCCAATCATTTAACGAATACTGAATTTTTCTGTGCCGATTTGGAAAAACTTGATGCTGTAGCAAGATTGAACCACTATCGATTCACAAAAATTCTCTTAGACCCGCCCAGATCGGGCGCTTTAGAAATCGTAAAACAAATCGATGCACTAAAACCTCAACGAATTGTTTATGTTTCATGCAATCCTGCAACCTTGGCAAGGGATGCTGACATTTTGGTTAACCAAAAAGGTTATCGTTTAAAAGCAGCTGGTGTTATGGATATGTTTCCTCATACTGCTCATGTTGAATCGATAGCATTGTTTGAGAAAGGATAA
- a CDS encoding septal ring lytic transglycosylase RlpA family protein — MRFVYFFAFLLLSSCATAPVTTPSNHKTFSSRTAKNQTTARTSTKSRYAQENDGAPTGPIPTSFKEAKPKSEPFSRYGNPDTYAVEGRTYEVLKNSSGYKTRGIASWYGTKFHKQRTSSGDNYDMYAMTAAHKTLPLPTYVKVKNLSNGRVAIVKVNDRGPFRNDRVLDLSYAAATKLGLLPKGTAPVEIEALNTGTRVAHYYVQAGAFSSQQLATALQSKLAKLTPSPVIIEKYQQRFIVRVGPFASKQMSDSLKNKLAANGVNGSFSLLR, encoded by the coding sequence ATGCGATTTGTTTATTTTTTTGCTTTTTTATTACTGAGCAGCTGTGCAACTGCTCCTGTAACCACTCCCTCGAACCATAAAACATTTTCCAGCCGGACTGCAAAAAATCAGACAACGGCCCGAACATCGACTAAATCCAGGTATGCGCAGGAAAATGATGGCGCTCCTACAGGACCTATTCCAACCTCATTCAAAGAGGCCAAACCAAAGTCCGAACCTTTCAGTCGATATGGTAATCCTGATACCTATGCTGTTGAAGGTCGTACCTATGAGGTATTAAAAAATTCAAGTGGCTATAAAACACGCGGAATAGCATCCTGGTATGGAACTAAATTTCATAAACAAAGAACTTCAAGTGGCGATAATTATGATATGTATGCAATGACTGCAGCGCATAAGACCTTACCGTTACCCACCTATGTAAAAGTAAAAAATTTGAGTAATGGTCGCGTTGCCATTGTTAAGGTAAATGATCGAGGTCCATTCCGTAATGATAGGGTTCTCGATCTTTCTTACGCTGCAGCAACAAAATTAGGTTTGCTCCCGAAAGGGACTGCTCCGGTTGAAATAGAGGCACTTAATACTGGAACGCGAGTCGCTCATTATTATGTTCAGGCTGGGGCCTTTAGTTCACAACAATTAGCAACGGCCTTACAAAGTAAATTAGCGAAATTAACGCCTTCACCAGTTATTATCGAAAAATACCAACAGCGCTTTATTGTAAGAGTAGGGCCTTTTGCCTCTAAGCAAATGTCTGATAGTTTAAAAAACAAATTAGCTGCCAATGGTGTTAACGGTTCTTTTTCATTATTGCGCTAG
- a CDS encoding D-alanyl-D-alanine carboxypeptidase family protein: MKSPFSPSRILLAASLLVKAGIFYAADVLPTASLSSVPPSAPINNKPLITPSAPTLNAKAYILIDVNSGKIIAEKNSEEKLPPASLTKMMTLYVISNALHNEQIHLTDSVRISRDAWKTGGSRMFVKEGQQVAIEDLLKGIIVDSGNDACVAMAEHLGGSEPGFAEIMNQQAQNLGMKDSHFTDSTGLPDENHYTTAKDLAILGRALVLNFPQYYDWYKQKWFTYNGIRQPNRNRLLWRDSQVDGIKTGHTNEAGFCLVSSAKRDNMRLIAVVMGSPTETARADDSERLLNYGFRFFETHELYKGGQTITEVPVYKGSIDKLNVGLREDQFVTIPNGQYQRLSINTKMSQNLEAPIKKGDKVGELVIQFDNNVLGTQNLYALQEVPQGGIFTRMKDSIRLAFGRWFG, encoded by the coding sequence ATGAAGTCACCATTCTCACCAAGCAGGATATTGTTAGCAGCTAGTTTACTGGTTAAAGCAGGTATTTTTTATGCAGCAGATGTTTTACCCACTGCTAGTCTATCGAGTGTACCCCCTTCAGCACCGATTAATAATAAACCATTGATTACTCCATCTGCTCCTACGCTTAATGCGAAAGCTTATATCCTTATTGATGTGAATAGTGGAAAAATCATTGCTGAAAAAAACAGCGAGGAAAAACTACCGCCAGCAAGTTTAACTAAAATGATGACCCTCTATGTCATCTCTAATGCGCTTCACAATGAGCAAATTCACTTAACTGACTCGGTTAGAATTAGTCGTGATGCCTGGAAAACAGGCGGTTCAAGAATGTTTGTAAAAGAAGGACAGCAAGTTGCAATTGAAGATTTATTAAAAGGAATTATTGTTGACTCTGGTAATGATGCTTGTGTTGCCATGGCGGAACACTTGGGTGGTAGTGAACCTGGCTTTGCAGAGATTATGAATCAGCAGGCTCAAAATTTAGGTATGAAAGACAGTCATTTCACAGATAGCACAGGATTGCCTGATGAAAACCACTATACAACAGCTAAGGATCTAGCCATCTTAGGTCGTGCTCTCGTGCTTAATTTTCCTCAATACTATGATTGGTATAAGCAAAAATGGTTTACCTACAACGGAATACGTCAGCCAAATCGCAACCGCTTACTCTGGCGTGATAGTCAAGTTGACGGTATTAAAACTGGCCATACGAATGAAGCAGGCTTCTGCCTTGTTTCCTCAGCAAAACGCGATAACATGCGCCTCATTGCTGTGGTAATGGGTTCGCCAACTGAAACGGCGCGTGCAGATGATAGTGAACGTTTATTAAATTATGGTTTTCGCTTTTTCGAAACCCATGAACTTTACAAAGGTGGCCAAACCATTACTGAGGTTCCGGTTTATAAAGGAAGTATAGATAAATTAAACGTTGGTTTGCGCGAAGATCAATTTGTAACGATTCCTAATGGTCAATATCAGCGATTGAGTATTAACACAAAGATGTCGCAAAATTTAGAAGCCCCGATCAAAAAAGGTGATAAAGTTGGCGAATTAGTTATACAATTTGATAATAATGTTCTTGGAACACAAAATCTTTATGCTCTTCAAGAAGTACCACAAGGTGGTATTTTTACACGCATGAAAGATTCTATTCGTTTAGCATTTGGGCGTTGGTTCGGTTAA
- a CDS encoding D-amino acid aminotransferase, with translation MSGIVYINGDYLPASEAKISVFDRGFLFADAVYEVIPVYKSRPFFVARHLKRLNTSLANVKIPYPQLDWNAIFNELIQQNGAGDMQLYVQITRGNQGVRKHDIPDKLKPTVIIYTLHNPYASFEIKKLGLHANIVEDLRWLRCDIKTTSLIANILLNDEAVSKGAHTAILSRKGILTEGSASNIFLIDQEGTVYTPPLNNMCLPGITRQITIELIHELSWSLKEEKIPTSALFEAREVWITSTTKEIYPVTRIDDSLIADGKAGIFWEKISSKYQQLIDNNHD, from the coding sequence ATGTCAGGCATTGTTTACATCAATGGCGATTATCTGCCTGCCTCTGAAGCAAAAATCTCGGTGTTTGACCGAGGTTTTTTGTTTGCGGATGCTGTCTATGAAGTAATTCCGGTTTATAAAAGTCGCCCTTTTTTTGTTGCTAGACATTTAAAACGATTAAATACAAGCCTGGCAAATGTCAAAATACCTTACCCGCAACTTGATTGGAATGCCATTTTTAACGAATTAATCCAGCAAAATGGCGCGGGTGATATGCAACTCTATGTGCAAATTACTCGTGGTAATCAAGGTGTCCGTAAACACGATATTCCTGACAAATTAAAACCTACGGTTATTATTTACACGCTCCACAATCCCTATGCTTCTTTTGAAATCAAAAAGCTTGGATTACATGCGAATATTGTCGAAGATCTTCGCTGGCTGCGCTGTGATATTAAAACAACATCGTTGATAGCTAATATTCTTCTTAATGATGAGGCTGTTTCTAAAGGCGCTCATACTGCCATTCTGTCACGTAAAGGTATTCTTACCGAAGGAAGTGCAAGCAATATTTTTTTAATAGATCAAGAAGGTACCGTATACACTCCTCCTCTTAATAATATGTGTTTACCAGGAATTACACGTCAAATTACCATTGAGCTGATTCATGAACTATCCTGGTCCTTAAAAGAGGAAAAAATTCCTACAAGTGCTCTTTTTGAGGCAAGGGAAGTATGGATAACAAGTACCACCAAAGAAATTTATCCTGTTACGCGTATTGATGATTCTCTTATTGCGGATGGTAAAGCTGGTATTTTTTGGGAAAAAATTAGTAGTAAATATCAACAACTGATCGATAATAACCATGACTGA
- a CDS encoding YbeD family protein: MTEKTSLIEFPCDFPVKIIGKNSPDFLKEILAIILKHFPETPEESINCQESQQGNYLAITAVLYVHGQITLDALYIELTQHPDIKMVL, from the coding sequence ATGACTGAGAAAACATCTTTAATAGAATTTCCCTGTGATTTTCCAGTAAAAATCATAGGCAAGAACTCACCTGACTTTCTTAAAGAGATTCTAGCTATCATCCTCAAACATTTTCCTGAGACGCCTGAGGAATCAATTAATTGCCAAGAAAGCCAACAAGGGAATTATTTAGCGATTACTGCTGTTTTGTATGTGCATGGTCAAATAACTCTGGACGCCCTATATATAGAATTAACACAGCATCCAGATATTAAAATGGTACTATGA
- the lipB gene encoding lipoyl(octanoyl) transferase LipB has product MWNIRNLGLQPYFAVWENMKEFTSARNESTLDELWLLEHPAVYTQGQAGKSEHILNPNAIPVVQSDRGGQVTYHGPGQLVGYILMDIRRQNLGIRTLVSQLEKVIISFLACYRIKASTQQGAPGVYVDDKKIASIGLRVKNGRTYHGIALNVAMDLTPFKGINPCGFAKLQMTQMSDYVPNVSIAGVSKQFTETFLTQFER; this is encoded by the coding sequence ATGTGGAATATTAGAAACTTAGGCTTGCAACCTTATTTTGCCGTTTGGGAAAATATGAAGGAATTTACTTCTGCAAGGAATGAAAGTACCCTCGATGAATTATGGTTGCTTGAACATCCCGCTGTGTATACTCAGGGACAGGCTGGTAAATCTGAGCATATTCTCAATCCTAATGCCATTCCAGTAGTGCAAAGCGATCGTGGCGGACAAGTTACTTATCACGGACCAGGACAACTTGTAGGTTATATTCTTATGGATATTCGGCGACAAAATCTTGGAATAAGAACTTTAGTTAGCCAACTTGAGAAAGTTATCATTTCTTTCCTGGCTTGCTACCGCATTAAAGCATCTACTCAGCAAGGTGCGCCAGGGGTCTATGTGGACGATAAGAAAATTGCTTCTATTGGCTTACGTGTAAAAAATGGTCGCACTTACCATGGTATAGCTCTCAATGTAGCCATGGATTTAACCCCGTTCAAAGGTATTAATCCTTGTGGATTTGCTAAGTTACAAATGACCCAAATGAGCGATTATGTTCCAAATGTAAGTATTGCGGGCGTCAGTAAACAATTTACTGAGACGTTTCTAACTCAATTTGAACGCTAA